A genomic window from Megalobrama amblycephala isolate DHTTF-2021 linkage group LG2, ASM1881202v1, whole genome shotgun sequence includes:
- the LOC125252969 gene encoding complement factor H-related protein 1-like: MKYYKLFLFLLLTIVDVSTNAQEVTCEGEQLLNVDVLMGHPGIVSPYKPGHILVFRCTDVNMKMYGQRTIECLSNGKWDNPYPKCGGKCGPPPLVDFADTIEITKNEYDSGERVEYTCFNKYTLVQSHPYSKYLTCEHGKWRGNIKCLKPCSVSLELMDERGIELRWAGRRKIFSPHGDRITFMCQKGRSSIGSDLRSTCNDGVMNLPLCV, encoded by the exons atgaaatattataagCTATTTCTCTTTCTTCTATTAACGATTGTGGATGTCTCAACAAATGCTCAAG AAGTTACATGTGAGGGTGAACAACTCCTCAATGTTGACGTTTTAATGGGTCATCCAGGTATCGTTTCACCTTATAAACCTGGACATATCTTAGTTTTCCGATGCACAGATGTGAACATGAAGATGTACGGCCAAAGGACAATTGAATGCCTGTCAAATGGAAAATGGGATAACCCATATCCAAAATGTGGAG GGAAATGTGGGCCACCACCACTTGTGGACTTTGCAGATACAATagaaattacaaaaaatgaatatgaTTCAGGGGAGAGAGTTGAATACACCTGCTTTAATAAATACACACTGGTTCAGAGTCACCCCTACTCCAAATACTTGACCTGTGAACACGGAAAATGGAGAGGGAATATTAAATGCTTAA AGCCCTGTTCAGTGTCTCTGGAGTTAATGGATGAAAGAGGTATAGAGCTGCGATGGGCTGGACGGCGAAAGATATTCTCACCACATGGAGATAGAATCACCTTTATGTGTCAGAAAGGCAGATCTTCAATAGGTAGTGACCTAAGATCAACATGTAATGATGGAGTGATGAATTTGcctctgtgtgtgtga